A single region of the Halopiger xanaduensis SH-6 genome encodes:
- a CDS encoding DUF192 domain-containing protein produces MALERVWQALLAVVLVLLVGVVLVQAGYVSAPWHIDHGEVRVLDDRSEPKAVIDVEVADTRQEQYTGLSDHDSLEPGAGMLFVHSSEDDRTYVMREMDFPIDIVFIGADREITGIEHARAPEPSEDGESLQYTGRAKWVLEVPRGYANETGMAVGDEVEIEYE; encoded by the coding sequence ATGGCACTCGAGCGCGTCTGGCAAGCGCTGCTCGCCGTCGTTTTGGTCCTGCTCGTCGGCGTTGTTCTCGTCCAGGCGGGCTACGTCTCGGCCCCCTGGCACATCGATCACGGCGAAGTTCGCGTGCTCGACGATCGGAGCGAGCCGAAAGCCGTCATCGACGTCGAGGTCGCGGATACCCGGCAGGAACAGTACACCGGTCTGAGCGATCACGACTCCCTCGAGCCGGGCGCGGGAATGCTGTTCGTCCACTCGAGCGAGGACGACCGCACGTACGTCATGCGGGAGATGGACTTCCCCATCGACATCGTCTTCATCGGGGCCGACCGCGAGATCACGGGAATCGAACACGCACGCGCACCCGAGCCCAGCGAGGACGGCGAAAGCCTGCAGTACACCGGCCGAGCGAAGTGGGTGCTCGAGGTGCCCCGCGGCTACGCCAACGAGACCGGGATGGCGGTCGGCGATGAAGTCGAGATCGAGTACGAGTGA
- a CDS encoding DUF5790 family protein produces MSQATFGDDEELFGEAANEMREDVESSLAEAWAALPDADDVWEADADNVLGVLNGLNSALDAGDAEDHLRDAKKWFTMGQRADAFEDADDLEAEIADLEEAIEDISAAGEQVGELTSTIPALRGTLEDAGPSDDGDDAEDETEEADAESEDDEDEE; encoded by the coding sequence ATGAGCCAAGCGACGTTCGGCGACGACGAGGAACTGTTCGGCGAAGCAGCCAACGAAATGCGCGAGGACGTCGAATCCTCGCTGGCCGAGGCCTGGGCGGCACTACCCGACGCCGACGACGTCTGGGAAGCCGACGCCGACAACGTGCTGGGCGTGCTCAACGGTCTCAACTCCGCGCTGGACGCCGGCGACGCCGAGGACCACCTCCGCGACGCCAAGAAGTGGTTCACCATGGGCCAGCGCGCCGACGCCTTCGAGGACGCCGACGACTTAGAGGCGGAGATCGCCGACCTCGAGGAAGCCATCGAAGACATCTCGGCGGCCGGCGAGCAGGTGGGCGAACTCACCTCGACGATTCCGGCGCTTCGCGGCACGCTCGAGGACGCAGGCCCGAGCGACGACGGTGACGACGCGGAAGACGAAACAGAGGAGGCCGACGCCGAGTCCGAGGACGACGAAGACGAGGAGTAA
- a CDS encoding ABC transporter ATP-binding protein yields the protein MSGSGVDWEEDDPFEEQREEIENPMKRLFLEYGRDYAFPAIVGILASTVARILDLLPPIMLAVALDAVFRNEVDSYAGALPFGGGLVEPYIPATQLGQFYLTIGVIAGAFFFGATFHWLRNWGFNAFAQNIQHDIRTDTYDKMQRLNMDFFADKQTGEMMSILSNDVNRLERFLNDGMNSLFRMAVMIVGIGVILFAYNWQLALVALLPVPLIAGFTYLFVKIIQPKYAAVRSTVGKVNSRLENNLGGIQVIKSSTTEEYESERVEDVSQDYFDANWDAIETRIKFFPGLRVLAGIGFVVTFLVGGLWVFQGPPGPFTGTLSEGEFVVFILYTQRFIWPMAQFGQIINMYQRARASSARMFGLMDEPNLVGENPDAADLEVSAGRVEYDRVTFGYDDEETIVDDIDFTVAGGETLALVGPTGAGKSTVLKLLLRMYDVDEGAITVDGQDIRDVTLESLRDSIGYVSQDTFLFYGTVEENIKYGTFDADREDVVEAAKMAEAHDFIQNLPDGYDTEVGERGVKLSGGQRQRISIARAILKDPDILVLDEATSDVDTETEMLIQRSIDELAEDRTTFAIAHRLSTIRDADQILVLEDGEIVERGTHGELLENEGLYSHLWGVQAGEIDELPQEFIERAQRRQARTEVDADVGDDDD from the coding sequence ATGAGCGGGAGCGGCGTCGATTGGGAGGAGGACGACCCGTTCGAGGAGCAACGCGAAGAGATCGAGAACCCGATGAAGCGCCTGTTCCTCGAGTACGGGCGCGACTACGCGTTTCCCGCGATCGTCGGGATCCTCGCGAGCACCGTCGCCCGCATCCTCGATCTGTTGCCGCCGATCATGCTGGCGGTCGCGCTCGACGCGGTGTTTCGCAACGAAGTCGACAGCTACGCCGGTGCGCTGCCCTTCGGCGGCGGGCTGGTCGAACCGTACATTCCCGCGACGCAGCTCGGGCAGTTCTACCTGACTATCGGCGTCATCGCCGGCGCCTTCTTCTTCGGCGCGACGTTCCACTGGCTTCGCAACTGGGGCTTCAACGCCTTCGCCCAGAATATCCAGCACGACATCCGGACCGACACCTACGACAAGATGCAGCGGCTGAACATGGACTTCTTCGCCGACAAGCAGACCGGCGAGATGATGTCGATCCTCTCGAACGACGTCAACCGCCTCGAGCGCTTCTTGAACGACGGGATGAACTCCCTGTTCCGGATGGCGGTGATGATCGTCGGGATCGGCGTCATCCTCTTCGCCTACAACTGGCAACTCGCGTTAGTGGCGCTGCTCCCGGTGCCGCTGATCGCCGGGTTCACCTACCTGTTCGTCAAGATCATCCAGCCGAAGTACGCCGCCGTCCGCTCGACCGTCGGCAAGGTCAACTCCCGCCTCGAGAACAACCTCGGCGGGATCCAGGTGATCAAGTCGAGCACCACCGAGGAGTACGAGTCCGAGCGCGTCGAGGACGTTTCACAGGACTACTTCGACGCCAACTGGGACGCCATCGAGACCCGGATCAAGTTCTTCCCAGGGCTGCGCGTCCTCGCGGGGATCGGCTTCGTCGTCACGTTCCTCGTCGGCGGCCTGTGGGTCTTCCAGGGGCCGCCCGGTCCCTTCACCGGCACGCTGAGCGAGGGCGAGTTCGTCGTCTTCATCCTCTACACGCAGCGGTTCATCTGGCCCATGGCGCAGTTCGGGCAGATCATCAACATGTACCAGCGCGCCCGCGCCTCCTCGGCGCGCATGTTCGGCCTGATGGACGAACCGAACCTCGTCGGGGAGAACCCCGACGCGGCCGACCTCGAGGTGTCGGCGGGGCGCGTCGAGTACGACCGCGTCACGTTCGGCTACGACGACGAGGAGACGATCGTCGACGACATCGACTTCACCGTCGCGGGCGGCGAGACGCTGGCGCTGGTCGGGCCCACGGGCGCGGGCAAGTCGACCGTCCTCAAACTCCTGTTGCGGATGTACGACGTCGACGAAGGCGCGATCACCGTCGACGGCCAGGACATCCGCGACGTGACCCTCGAGAGCCTCCGCGACTCGATCGGCTACGTCAGCCAGGACACGTTCCTCTTCTACGGCACCGTCGAGGAGAACATCAAGTACGGCACCTTCGACGCCGACCGCGAGGACGTCGTCGAGGCTGCGAAGATGGCCGAAGCCCACGATTTCATCCAGAACCTGCCCGACGGCTACGACACCGAGGTCGGCGAGCGCGGCGTCAAACTCTCCGGCGGGCAGCGCCAGCGCATCTCGATCGCCCGCGCGATCCTCAAGGACCCAGACATCCTCGTGTTAGACGAGGCGACCAGCGACGTCGACACCGAGACCGAGATGCTCATCCAGCGCTCGATCGACGAACTCGCCGAGGACCGGACCACGTTCGCCATCGCCCACCGGCTTTCGACGATCCGCGACGCCGATCAGATACTCGTCCTCGAGGACGGCGAAATCGTCGAACGCGGCACGCACGGGGAACTGCTGGAAAACGAAGGTCTGTACTCGCACCTCTGGGGCGTGCAGGCCGGCGAGATCGACGAACTCCCCCAGGAGTTCATCGAGCGCGCCCAGCGCCGGCAGGCGCGGACGGAAGTGGACGCCGACGTCGGCGACGATGACGACTGA
- a CDS encoding PadR family transcriptional regulator: MDDLTGFQRDLLYVIAGADQPSGQDVKDEIESYYSADINHGRLYPNLDTLVNKGLVEKGQLDRRTNYYEISDQGVQAIEERREWERQYIEE, encoded by the coding sequence ATGGACGATCTGACCGGATTCCAGCGGGATCTCCTGTACGTCATCGCCGGCGCCGACCAACCGTCGGGCCAAGACGTCAAAGACGAAATCGAGTCGTACTACAGCGCCGATATCAACCACGGACGACTGTATCCGAATCTGGACACCCTCGTCAACAAGGGGCTCGTCGAGAAGGGACAGCTCGACCGGCGGACGAACTATTACGAGATCAGCGACCAGGGAGTACAGGCGATCGAAGAGCGCCGCGAGTGGGAGCGCCAGTACATCGAGGAGTGA
- a CDS encoding cold-shock protein produces MAKGNVDFFNDTGGYGFISTEDADEDVFFHMEDVGGPDLEEGTEIEFDIEQAPKGPRATNVTRL; encoded by the coding sequence ATGGCGAAAGGCAACGTTGATTTCTTCAACGACACAGGCGGTTACGGTTTCATTTCGACTGAGGACGCGGACGAGGACGTATTCTTCCACATGGAAGACGTTGGCGGCCCGGACCTCGAAGAAGGCACAGAGATCGAATTCGACATCGAACAGGCCCCCAAGGGCCCCCGCGCCACCAACGTCACCCGCCTGTAA
- the azf gene encoding NAD-dependent glucose-6-phosphate dehydrogenase Azf, giving the protein MAQSVLLTGAAGRVGDAILGGLADEYEWRLLDRDPPTEDYPGEFVVADITDDEAVREAMEGIDAVIHLAGDPRPDAPWDSVLTNNIDGTQTVFEAAVDAGVEKVAFASSNHAVGHYETEERTPEMYRADDDYLLDGTELPRPGNLYGVSKAAGESLGRYYHDEHDLSVVCVRIGNLTEDHPPIDYERGQAMWLSYRDCARLFDRCLSADYGYEIVYGISDNDRKYYSIDRARAVLGYEPQDNSARHD; this is encoded by the coding sequence ATGGCACAGTCAGTCCTGCTCACGGGGGCTGCGGGGCGGGTCGGAGACGCCATCCTCGGGGGCCTCGCAGACGAGTACGAGTGGCGATTACTGGATCGAGATCCGCCGACGGAGGACTACCCTGGCGAGTTCGTCGTCGCGGATATCACCGACGACGAGGCCGTCCGCGAGGCGATGGAGGGAATCGACGCCGTGATCCACCTCGCCGGCGACCCGCGTCCGGACGCGCCGTGGGACAGCGTCCTGACGAACAACATCGACGGCACGCAGACCGTCTTCGAGGCCGCCGTCGACGCCGGCGTCGAGAAGGTCGCGTTCGCCTCCTCGAACCACGCCGTCGGCCACTACGAGACCGAGGAACGGACCCCCGAGATGTACCGCGCGGACGACGACTACCTGCTCGACGGCACCGAACTCCCCCGGCCGGGCAACCTCTACGGCGTCTCGAAGGCCGCCGGCGAGTCGCTGGGCCGGTACTACCACGACGAACACGACCTCTCGGTCGTCTGCGTCCGGATCGGCAACCTCACCGAGGACCACCCGCCGATCGACTACGAGCGCGGCCAGGCGATGTGGCTCTCCTACCGCGACTGTGCCCGCCTCTTCGACCGCTGTCTCTCGGCCGACTACGGCTACGAAATCGTCTACGGTATCTCCGACAACGATCGCAAGTACTACTCCATCGACCGCGCTCGAGCGGTGCTCGGCTACGAGCCTCAGGACAACTCCGCGCGCCACGACTGA
- a CDS encoding queuosine precursor transporter, which yields MSRSRTTAAPTIAQVALIGLFVAALVTAQLTASKVLAFELPFALPVTGSQLALPGAALAYALTFLASDCYTELYGRRAAQIVVNVGFLLNFIVLALVWSTIAAPAAPSSVDPGAFETALGASTNVVIGSLLAYVVSQNWDVIVFHRIREATGARMLWLRNIGSTATSQAIDTVIFVSVAFAIAPAVLGVGAVLPTNVLLSLIVGQYLLKFAIALLDTPIVYAVVSLVRSREGIAPDDAHTA from the coding sequence ATGAGTCGCTCACGGACAACTGCCGCGCCGACGATCGCGCAGGTCGCGCTGATCGGCCTGTTCGTCGCGGCGCTCGTCACCGCACAGCTCACCGCGTCGAAGGTGCTCGCGTTCGAACTGCCGTTCGCGCTCCCGGTCACGGGCTCGCAGCTCGCGCTGCCCGGCGCCGCGCTCGCGTACGCGCTCACGTTCCTCGCGAGCGACTGTTACACGGAACTCTACGGCCGCCGCGCGGCCCAGATCGTCGTCAACGTCGGTTTCCTGCTGAACTTTATCGTCCTCGCGCTCGTCTGGTCGACGATCGCCGCGCCCGCTGCACCCTCGAGCGTCGATCCCGGCGCCTTCGAGACGGCGCTTGGCGCGTCGACGAACGTCGTCATCGGGAGCCTGCTGGCCTACGTCGTCAGCCAGAACTGGGACGTGATCGTCTTTCATCGCATTCGCGAGGCGACCGGCGCGCGGATGCTCTGGCTGCGCAACATCGGTTCGACGGCGACCAGCCAGGCGATCGACACCGTCATCTTCGTCTCGGTCGCGTTCGCGATCGCGCCCGCCGTACTCGGCGTCGGCGCCGTGCTCCCGACGAACGTCCTGCTCTCGCTGATCGTCGGCCAGTACCTGCTGAAGTTCGCGATCGCGCTGCTGGACACGCCGATCGTCTACGCCGTCGTCTCGCTCGTCCGCTCTCGAGAGGGAATCGCACCTGACGACGCTCATACGGCCTGA
- a CDS encoding DUF5789 family protein, translating into MPDEDRELGVELGDLGDELRNQEYPISQDDLLEKYGDEEVGMGGEETMTLEDLIGPMNEDEYQDYGEVEQSIMNMVSDDAIGRKNYSDRTPPASGEQRQDEGAPEQGGQEEQESF; encoded by the coding sequence ATGCCAGACGAAGATCGCGAACTCGGCGTCGAACTCGGCGACCTCGGCGACGAACTCCGGAATCAGGAGTATCCGATCAGCCAGGACGATCTGCTCGAGAAGTACGGCGACGAGGAGGTCGGGATGGGCGGCGAGGAGACGATGACCCTCGAGGACCTCATCGGTCCGATGAACGAAGACGAGTACCAGGATTACGGCGAAGTCGAGCAGTCGATCATGAACATGGTCAGCGACGACGCGATCGGGCGGAAAAATTACAGCGACCGGACGCCGCCGGCGTCGGGCGAACAGCGACAGGACGAGGGTGCTCCGGAGCAGGGCGGCCAGGAGGAACAGGAGTCGTTCTAA
- a CDS encoding ABC transporter ATP-binding protein: MAVEKSTFEAYRDRVSKPLVRIFTTFGRDHWAVFGVGLVLNLIQRGASLVPPFILGVAIDAVFNQTQAYELPLLPAAWIPGDRAGQLWLSFGLIIGSYLLLAVSSLARGLCMDYFSHRVMHDVRTTTYRKLQRLDMGFFESEDTGELMSVLNNDVSNFERFFDDAFVRATRIAAVLLGVTAILVYLNWQLALVTLSALPLLAVGTLLYHRLVEPAYDAIRSAVGSMNTRLENNLGGMQLIKSTATEEYENERVRDVSWDYFESNWWRIKLELFYHPGSRFLTNVAFGMTFLVGGVWLVSGPPGPFTGELSVGTLVTFLFMSQRIRNPMRDIASVVDLYENARASGKRVFGLLDMPVRITDAPDVEKLPAVDGHVEYDSVTFDYENAVPSPADAEPDGGTVATDTQDGWNSSDDETDPVLKDVSFEAEPGETVALVGATGAGKSTVLKLLLRLYDVDEGAIRIDGYDLRDVTLASLRESIGYVSQETYLFGGTIRENIAYGRFDATDEEIREAAKIAEAHEFIERLPEGYDTQVGERGVRVSGGQRQRISIARTVVGDPDILIFDEATSAVDTETEMLIQRSLDRLSADRTTFIIAHRLSTIRDADKILVLDDGEIVERGTHEELLERDSLYANLWRVQAGQIDELPEEFIDDAIDRTSGQ, encoded by the coding sequence ATGGCTGTCGAGAAGAGTACGTTTGAGGCCTATCGCGACCGCGTCTCCAAGCCGTTGGTTCGGATCTTTACGACGTTCGGTCGCGACCACTGGGCCGTTTTCGGTGTCGGATTGGTGTTGAACCTGATTCAGCGGGGCGCGTCGCTGGTACCGCCGTTTATCCTCGGCGTTGCGATCGACGCCGTCTTCAACCAGACGCAGGCCTACGAACTCCCCTTGCTTCCCGCGGCGTGGATTCCGGGCGACCGAGCCGGACAGCTCTGGCTCTCCTTCGGCCTGATTATCGGGAGTTACCTCCTGTTGGCGGTTTCCTCGCTGGCGCGCGGTCTCTGCATGGATTACTTCTCCCACCGCGTCATGCACGATGTCCGGACCACTACGTACCGGAAGTTACAGCGGCTCGACATGGGCTTTTTCGAGTCCGAGGACACCGGGGAACTGATGAGCGTGCTCAACAACGACGTCTCGAACTTCGAGCGGTTCTTCGACGACGCGTTCGTCAGGGCGACCCGGATCGCGGCAGTCCTCCTCGGCGTCACGGCCATCCTCGTCTATCTGAACTGGCAACTCGCGCTGGTAACGCTGAGCGCGCTCCCGCTGTTGGCCGTCGGAACCCTCCTCTACCACCGCCTCGTCGAACCCGCCTACGACGCGATTCGGTCGGCCGTCGGTTCGATGAACACGCGCCTCGAGAACAACCTCGGCGGGATGCAACTCATCAAGTCGACGGCGACCGAGGAGTACGAGAACGAGCGGGTTCGCGACGTTTCCTGGGACTACTTCGAGTCGAACTGGTGGCGGATCAAGCTCGAGCTCTTCTACCATCCCGGCTCGCGGTTCCTCACCAACGTCGCGTTCGGGATGACGTTCCTGGTCGGCGGCGTTTGGCTCGTCAGCGGGCCGCCGGGGCCGTTTACCGGCGAGCTGTCGGTCGGGACGCTCGTCACTTTCCTGTTCATGAGCCAGCGGATTCGCAATCCGATGCGGGACATCGCCAGCGTCGTCGACCTCTACGAGAACGCCCGCGCGTCCGGGAAGCGCGTCTTCGGGCTGCTCGACATGCCAGTCAGGATCACGGACGCGCCCGACGTCGAGAAACTCCCCGCGGTCGACGGCCACGTCGAGTACGATTCCGTCACCTTCGACTACGAGAACGCCGTCCCGTCGCCGGCGGACGCCGAACCCGACGGCGGCACCGTCGCGACCGACACGCAGGACGGCTGGAACTCGAGCGACGACGAGACCGACCCGGTACTGAAGGACGTCTCCTTCGAGGCCGAACCGGGCGAGACGGTCGCGCTCGTCGGCGCGACCGGCGCGGGGAAGTCGACGGTGCTGAAGCTGCTGCTCCGCCTCTACGACGTCGACGAGGGCGCGATCCGCATCGACGGCTACGACCTGCGGGACGTGACCCTCGCGAGTCTGCGCGAATCGATCGGCTACGTCAGTCAGGAGACGTACCTCTTCGGCGGGACGATCCGCGAAAACATCGCGTACGGCCGGTTCGACGCGACCGACGAGGAGATCCGCGAGGCCGCGAAGATCGCCGAGGCCCACGAGTTCATCGAGCGACTCCCCGAGGGCTACGATACGCAGGTCGGCGAGCGCGGCGTCCGAGTCTCCGGCGGCCAGCGCCAGCGGATCTCGATCGCCCGCACCGTCGTCGGTGATCCCGACATCCTGATCTTCGACGAGGCGACCTCCGCGGTCGACACCGAGACGGAGATGCTCATCCAGCGCTCGCTCGACCGCCTCAGCGCCGACCGAACCACGTTCATCATCGCCCACCGCCTCTCGACCATCCGCGACGCCGACAAGATCCTCGTGCTCGACGACGGCGAGATCGTCGAACGCGGAACTCACGAGGAACTCCTCGAGCGGGACAGCCTCTACGCGAACCTCTGGCGCGTCCAGGCGGGCCAGATCGACGAACTACCGGAGGAGTTCATCGACGACGCGATCGATCGGACGTCCGGGCAGTAG
- a CDS encoding aminopeptidase, whose protein sequence is MDERVREHADVLVDWSARVEAGDDVVLSVGPDAHELAVAVAEKLGERGANLLATYGSGEITRAYLRAHDGDFDENPAHERALFENADVYLSLGGGRNTSATADVPGDTRRAYSNARTEIREARFDARWVSTVHPTRSLAQQANMAYEEYQDFAYDAILRDWESLADEMANMKDLLDAGSEVRLVSDGTDLTMAIDDRTAVNSAASVAYDSHNLPSGEVFTAPYATEGEVTFDVPMTLRGEAVRNVRLEFDDGEVVDYGAEQGEEVISEILETDDGARRLGELGIGMNRGIDQYTDNILFDEKMGETVHLALGRAYDACLPEGESGNESAVHVDMITDMSEDSRIEIDGDVVQRNGQFRWEDGFEE, encoded by the coding sequence ATGGACGAACGCGTCCGCGAACACGCCGACGTACTGGTCGACTGGAGCGCTCGAGTCGAAGCGGGGGACGACGTCGTTCTCTCGGTCGGACCCGACGCCCACGAACTCGCCGTCGCCGTCGCCGAGAAGCTCGGCGAGCGGGGCGCGAACCTGCTCGCGACCTACGGATCCGGGGAGATCACGCGCGCGTACCTGCGGGCCCACGACGGCGACTTCGACGAGAATCCGGCCCACGAGCGCGCGCTGTTCGAGAACGCGGACGTCTACCTCTCGCTGGGCGGCGGCCGGAACACGAGCGCGACGGCCGACGTGCCGGGCGACACCCGGCGGGCCTACAGCAACGCCCGCACGGAGATCCGCGAGGCGCGCTTCGACGCGCGGTGGGTCTCGACGGTCCACCCGACGCGGTCGCTCGCCCAGCAGGCCAACATGGCCTACGAGGAGTACCAGGACTTTGCCTACGACGCCATCCTGCGCGACTGGGAGTCGCTGGCCGACGAGATGGCGAACATGAAGGACCTGCTCGACGCCGGTTCGGAAGTTCGACTCGTCTCCGACGGCACCGACCTCACGATGGCGATCGATGACCGCACCGCGGTCAACAGCGCCGCCTCGGTCGCCTACGACTCGCACAACCTCCCCAGCGGCGAGGTCTTCACCGCGCCCTATGCCACCGAGGGCGAGGTCACCTTCGACGTCCCGATGACGCTGCGCGGCGAGGCCGTCCGCAACGTCCGCCTCGAGTTCGACGACGGCGAGGTCGTCGATTACGGCGCCGAACAGGGCGAAGAGGTGATCAGCGAAATCCTCGAGACCGACGACGGTGCCCGACGGCTGGGTGAACTCGGTATCGGGATGAACCGCGGTATCGACCAATACACGGACAACATCCTCTTCGACGAGAAGATGGGCGAGACGGTCCACCTGGCGCTCGGTCGGGCCTACGACGCCTGCCTCCCGGAGGGCGAGTCGGGCAACGAGTCGGCGGTCCACGTCGACATGATCACCGACATGAGCGAGGATTCGCGGATCGAAATCGACGGCGACGTCGTCCAACGGAACGGGCAGTTCCGGTGGGAGGACGGCTTCGAGGAGTAG
- a CDS encoding dihydroneopterin aldolase family protein: MTDTAPTTGEAACFEAGIKFGTLYHQFAGTPLSPHSAASIETAMEEAIENQPHCTDVTVEVQRDALEAELADSAADYTELTGRFLEVEIVVDYEGCEVVTRMAMEDGYPLMTVVSVRDADAN, encoded by the coding sequence ATGACGGACACCGCGCCGACCACCGGCGAAGCCGCCTGCTTCGAGGCCGGCATCAAGTTCGGCACGCTCTACCACCAGTTCGCGGGCACCCCGCTCTCGCCCCACAGCGCCGCGAGCATCGAGACCGCCATGGAGGAGGCCATCGAGAACCAGCCCCACTGTACCGACGTCACCGTCGAGGTGCAGCGCGACGCCCTCGAGGCCGAACTCGCCGACTCGGCCGCCGACTACACCGAACTGACGGGCCGCTTCCTCGAGGTGGAGATCGTCGTCGACTACGAGGGCTGCGAGGTCGTCACGCGGATGGCGATGGAGGACGGCTACCCGCTGATGACGGTGGTCTCGGTTCGCGACGCCGACGCGAACTAG
- a CDS encoding DUF309 domain-containing protein, with product MRNQLRAGAAIYNDGYYHAAHDAWEDRWLECEDGTDDERLLHGLIQLAAAVHHAHERNWVGAVGLAESAGEYLEGLPGDYRDLHLEPIRGYLGALAADPEVIERRPPVRLEHDGEVPRLSTLDLEATIVAAPVIADELGYDEDPIERACEYAQRDLAAGDDDSRFISLLFDFVREADARGIVFQRLSQHVDRRAARESDVEGLF from the coding sequence ATGCGCAACCAGCTCCGGGCCGGCGCCGCCATCTACAACGACGGCTACTACCACGCCGCCCACGACGCCTGGGAGGACCGGTGGCTCGAGTGCGAAGACGGGACCGACGACGAGCGGCTGCTCCACGGCCTGATTCAACTCGCCGCCGCGGTCCACCACGCTCACGAGCGCAACTGGGTGGGTGCCGTCGGACTGGCAGAAAGCGCCGGCGAGTACCTCGAGGGGCTCCCCGGAGACTACCGCGACCTGCATCTCGAGCCGATCCGCGGGTACCTCGGCGCGCTCGCGGCCGACCCGGAGGTGATCGAGCGCCGGCCGCCAGTGCGACTCGAGCACGACGGCGAGGTGCCCCGACTGTCGACGCTCGATCTCGAGGCAACGATCGTCGCCGCACCCGTCATCGCCGACGAACTGGGGTACGACGAGGACCCGATCGAACGCGCGTGCGAGTACGCACAGCGGGATCTGGCCGCGGGCGACGACGACAGCCGATTCATCTCCCTGCTGTTCGACTTCGTCCGCGAGGCCGACGCTCGAGGAATCGTCTTCCAGCGGCTCAGCCAGCACGTCGATCGGCGGGCCGCGCGAGAGTCGGACGTCGAGGGGCTGTTTTAA
- a CDS encoding creatininase family protein, with the protein MDLRAATWTDVRDCDSDLAVVPVGSTEQHGPHAPLGTDVLTAEAIADAGCDRIDREVVRAPAVPVGIAEEHRQFPGTMWVSEDTFRNYVREAVESLAHHGFDRVVIVNGHGGNVDALREVGGTITRSADTDAYAVPFTWFEAVGEHASDMGHGGPLETALLRHLEPDLVREDRIEEAQAGAADRWGEWVSYANLAYDSAEFTENGVVGDPDDGDARRGEELLELAADALARLLEAVAERDVSRPERR; encoded by the coding sequence ATGGATCTACGCGCCGCGACGTGGACGGACGTTCGCGACTGCGACTCCGATCTCGCGGTCGTCCCCGTCGGTAGCACGGAACAGCACGGCCCCCACGCACCGCTCGGAACCGACGTCCTGACCGCCGAGGCGATCGCCGACGCCGGCTGCGACCGAATCGACCGCGAGGTCGTCCGGGCGCCGGCGGTTCCCGTCGGTATCGCCGAGGAACACCGCCAGTTCCCCGGGACGATGTGGGTTTCGGAGGACACGTTCCGAAACTACGTCCGCGAGGCCGTCGAGAGCCTCGCCCATCACGGCTTCGACCGCGTCGTCATCGTCAACGGCCACGGCGGCAACGTCGACGCCCTGCGGGAGGTCGGCGGGACGATCACGCGCAGCGCCGACACCGACGCCTACGCCGTCCCCTTCACCTGGTTCGAGGCCGTCGGCGAGCACGCGAGCGACATGGGTCACGGCGGCCCCCTCGAGACGGCCCTCCTCCGACACCTCGAGCCGGACCTGGTCCGCGAGGATCGCATCGAGGAGGCGCAGGCCGGCGCCGCCGATCGGTGGGGTGAGTGGGTCAGCTACGCGAATCTGGCCTACGATTCGGCGGAATTCACGGAAAACGGCGTGGTCGGCGACCCCGACGACGGCGACGCACGACGGGGCGAAGAACTGCTCGAGCTGGCGGCGGACGCGCTGGCCCGGCTGCTCGAGGCGGTCGCCGAGCGCGACGTCTCGCGACCCGAGCGGCGGTAG
- a CDS encoding DUF7344 domain-containing protein encodes MEALTSRQEAQELSADTILELLANRRRRYLLYALRGREDPIELSTLAEQVAGWEHDVHPDEVEKNEYKSVYVSSVQCHVPKLADAGVVDHDEDNHTVVLADNFEQLEPYLRVVVKDEPENSTLHAALKAESGDGFFSSIRENVARLKQ; translated from the coding sequence ATGGAAGCACTTACCTCGAGACAGGAGGCGCAAGAGCTTTCGGCCGACACCATCCTCGAGTTACTCGCGAATCGGCGTCGGCGATACCTCCTCTACGCGCTCCGGGGTCGCGAAGACCCGATCGAACTCTCGACGCTGGCCGAGCAAGTTGCGGGCTGGGAACACGACGTTCACCCGGACGAGGTCGAGAAAAACGAGTACAAGAGCGTCTACGTCTCCTCCGTCCAGTGTCACGTCCCGAAACTGGCCGACGCGGGCGTCGTCGACCACGACGAGGACAACCACACGGTCGTCCTCGCGGACAACTTCGAGCAACTCGAGCCGTACCTCCGCGTCGTCGTCAAGGACGAACCGGAGAACTCGACGCTGCACGCGGCGCTGAAGGCCGAATCCGGCGATGGATTCTTCAGTTCGATCCGCGAGAACGTCGCACGTCTCAAGCAGTAG